Proteins encoded in a region of the Manduca sexta isolate Smith_Timp_Sample1 chromosome 9, JHU_Msex_v1.0, whole genome shotgun sequence genome:
- the LOC115452947 gene encoding cytochrome P450 6B5, with translation MLPLFLILFLSSLLLIIYYVSKRQFGYWERKNVPYMKPAPVLGNYSGYILLKEYIGHSVDKIYRKFPNAPYVGAFYGTEPTLIVRDPELIKIVMTKDFYYFSSREIAKYCHKEVITQNLFFTFGDRWKVMRQNLTPLFSSGKMKNMFHLIEKCSRVFEKVLDNETAMSNVLESRSLLIRFTMDCIGSCAFGVDTNTLVNAEGNPFTTMGNEIFASTTSRGIKNITRAVWPFVFYGLGFKSFPPTIEQFFSKLLTGVFEARGYKPSQRNDFIDLILNLKKNNFIEGDAITNLKTGNADKVQLEVNNDLLVAQCIVFFAAGFETSATTSCLTLYELAKCPEAQKRVHEEVDSYIKRHGNKLDYSCVSELPYLLACIDETLRLYPVIGVLTREVVEDYTFPTDLTVEKGMRVHVPVFSLHRDPEYFPDPEEYRPERFYGEAKHNVKPYTYMPFGDGPRTCIGMRFAKMQMLAGLITLLKKFSVDLADDMPSAVGFEPKAIVTQPMGGIYLKFNKREGWEQRMLV, from the exons ATGTTAcctctatttttaatattatttttgtcgaGTCTGTTACTTATCATATACTATGTTTCGAAAAGACAGTTTGGGTACTGGGAGAGAAAAAATGTACCGTATATGAAACCGGCGCCTGTGCTCGGCAATTATTCTGGATACATACTCCTAAAGGAGTATATTGGACATTCCGTCGACAAGATTTACAGGAAATTCCCTAACGCGCCCTACGTCGGAGCGTTTTATGGCACCGAACCCACTCTGATCGTCAGAGACCCGGAACTCATCAAGATTGTGATGACAAAAGATTTCTACTACTTCAGCAGCAGAGAGATCGCGAAGTACTGCCACAAAGAAGTCATTACGCAAAATCTTTTCTTCACGTTTGGGGACAGATGGAAGGTCATGCGTCAGAACCTAACACCGTTGTTTTCGTCGGGAAAAATGAAGAACATGTTCCATTTGATCGAGAAATGCAGCAGAGTTTTTGAAAAAGTTCTTGATAATGAAACCGCGATGAGCAACGTCTTAGAATCAAGGTCCTTGCTGATCAGATTCACGATGGACTGCATAGGATCGTGTGCTTTTGGTGTTGACACTAATACCCTGGTCAACGCTGAAGGAAACCCGTTCACTACCATGGGAAATGAAATATTTGCAAGCACAACGTCAAggggtattaaaaatattaccagaGCAGTATGGCCATTCGTATTTTACGGATTGGGCTTCAAATCCTTCCCGCCAACCATCGagcaatttttttctaaactgTTAACTGGTGTATTCGAAGCACGCGGATACAAACCATCACAAAGGAATGACTTCATCGACCTgatattgaatttgaaaaaaaataatttcatagagGGTGATGCAATAACCAATTTGAAAACTGGTAACGCCGATAAAGTACAATTGGAAGTTAACAATGATCTGCTAGTGGCTCAATGTATAGTGTTCTTCGCAGCTGGTTTTGAGACGTCGGCCACCACTTCGTGCCTTACTTTGTACGAGCTGGCCAAATGTCCTGAAGCCCAGAAACGAGTTCATGAAGAAGTTGACTCATACATTAAGAGGCACGGGAACAAGCTTGATTACAGCTGCGTCAGTGAACTACCCTATTTGCTAGCCTGTATTGACGAGACACTGCGTTTGTACCCAGTTATTGGGGTCCTTACGAGAGAGGTAGTCGAAGATTACACTTTCCCGACAGACCTTACTGTAGAGAAAGGTATGAGGGTCCATGTCCCTGTATTTTCTCTGCATCGAGACCCTGAATACTTCCCCGACCCTGAAGAGTACCGTCCTGAACGATTTTATGGGGAAGCGAAACATAATGTGAAGCCGTATACTTATATGCCTTTTGGTGATGGACCCAGAACTTGTATTG GGATGAGATTTGCAAAGATGCAGATGTTGGCAGGACTCATAACGTTACTCAAGAAGTTTTCAGTGGATTTAGCTGATGACATGCCCAGCGCAGTGGGCTTTGAGCCTAAAGCCATCGTCACTCAGCCTATGGGTGGAATATACTTGAAATTCAATAAGAGAGAGGGTTGGGAACAGCGTATGTTGGTCTAA